The DNA segment AGCAGGAGCAGCAGGAGATCGTCTCCAACCTGATGGAGGCGGGGTTCCAGGCGGGCGACATCCAGGTCTCCGGCGAGACCGTCTCCGTGGGCGGCGACGCCCGGGTGAGCCTGGAGTCCTCCCGCGAGATGCTCCAGCCCGGTGAGGGCAGCGCGGAGCAGTACCGGACGACCAACCTGGTCAGCACGTCCCTCGTGCGGAAGATCTGCATCAACCCCACGTCCACGTTCGCCAGCCTCAGCCGCCTGAGCCAGGGCCTGGACCTGGCCATCCAGAACTACAACGCGCTGGGGCTGTGCTTCACCATGGTGCGCGGCCCGGCCACCGGCTGCGGCGCGACCATCGTCGCGACGACCGCGGCGGGCACCGTCTACAACTCGGGCTTCCCCTCGGGTGGCAAGCCCTACGGGACCATCACCATCGGCACGGGGTGGAACACCGCGCCGCTCGACACGGTCGAGCACATCGTCACGCACGAGCTGGGACACGCGCTGGGCATGCGCCACTCGGACTACTACTCCCAGGTCATCAGCTGTGGCACGGGCGTCAACGAGGGCACGGCGGGCGTGGGGGCCATCCTCATCCCCGGCACGCCCGCCACGTCCTACGTGAACGGGTCCATCTTCAACGCCTGCCTTCCGCCGAACCCGACCGGCGAGTTCACCAGCACGGACATCACCGCGCTGACGTACCTCTACCGCTGCTGATTCAGCTCACGGCACGGTGACGGTGATGGGGGTGCTGCGCCGGTCGTTGCCCGCGCGGTCATAGGCGATGGCGACGATGGTGTGCGTGCCGGACAGGCCCGTGGTGTCCCACGTCTTCGTGTACGGGTAGCTGGTCGCGAAGGGCGTGAGCCACACGCCGTCCACCTCGAAGACGACGTAGGCCATGGCCTGGCTGTCGCCCGCGGTGGCCGCCAGCGTGACGACGCCGCTGACCACCGCGCCGTTGACCGGCGAGGTGATGGTGGAGACGGACGGCTTCGTGTTGTCCACGATGAACGTCCGGTTGTAGATCCCGGACGGGTTGCCCGCGGCGTCGGTCGCCTGGAAGCCCAGCGTGTACGAGCGGTTGCCCAGCACCCGCGTGTCCCACGAGTAGGAGTAGGTGGTGCCGGAGACGGTGGGGTTCGACGTCAGCACGGTCCCGTTCTGGAAGACCTGCGCCAGGGCCACGGGCGCGCCACCCTGCAGGGCCACCGACCACGACGCGCCGACGATGCCGCGCACGTAGTTCTGGTTGATCTGGGGGAGCCGGGGGTTGCCCGCGAGGATCAGCGGGGGATTGTTGTCCACCTCGACGTTGACCACGCTGGAGGTGCCGCTGTTGCCGGCGGCATCGAACGCCTGCGCCGTCAGCGAGTGCGGTCCTCCCTGGGACACCGTGTTCCAGGAGAAGGTGAAGGGCGCCACGGTGGACGACCCGAGCAGCGTGGTGCCGTCGAAGAAGTCCACGCGGGCGACGCCCACGTCGTCGGTGGCGTTCGCGGTGATGGCGACGGTGGCGCGCACGTAGCTACCCGTGGCCGGCGCGGTGAGCTCCACGGTGGGCGCCTGGGTGTCGGGATCCTCCTCCAGGAGGAGCCGGTCCGCCTGCGCCGTGACGATGAGGTTCAACGGCCGGCCCTTCGCGTCGAGCGCGTTGA comes from the Corallococcus macrosporus genome and includes:
- a CDS encoding zinc-dependent metalloprotease, whose protein sequence is MFKRAVVLVVGCGALLSGCGTDLEQEQQEIVSNLMEAGFQAGDIQVSGETVSVGGDARVSLESSREMLQPGEGSAEQYRTTNLVSTSLVRKICINPTSTFASLSRLSQGLDLAIQNYNALGLCFTMVRGPATGCGATIVATTAAGTVYNSGFPSGGKPYGTITIGTGWNTAPLDTVEHIVTHELGHALGMRHSDYYSQVISCGTGVNEGTAGVGAILIPGTPATSYVNGSIFNACLPPNPTGEFTSTDITALTYLYRC
- a CDS encoding Ig-like domain-containing protein — its product is MRIVSRGTRGLVAALVGAGTLAVVGCGEVASTQDATVAQARQEDASAFSQQVARLSGAEAPEDFVRSWLAKESGPESSLQSAASRERVAQLLRDWPVRADGKLDLTRAPLRLRELARGNAVEGSSAFNALDAKGRPLNLIVTAQADRLLLEEDPDTQAPTVELTAPATGSYVRATVAITANATDDVGVARVDFFDGTTLLGSSTVAPFTFSWNTVSQGGPHSLTAQAFDAAGNSGTSSVVNVEVDNNPPLILAGNPRLPQINQNYVRGIVGASWSVALQGGAPVALAQVFQNGTVLTSNPTVSGTTYSYSWDTRVLGNRSYTLGFQATDAAGNPSGIYNRTFIVDNTKPSVSTITSPVNGAVVSGVVTLAATAGDSQAMAYVVFEVDGVWLTPFATSYPYTKTWDTTGLSGTHTIVAIAYDRAGNDRRSTPITVTVP